The following are from one region of the Cervus canadensis isolate Bull #8, Minnesota chromosome 23, ASM1932006v1, whole genome shotgun sequence genome:
- the ATP5F1A gene encoding ATP synthase subunit alpha, mitochondrial, translated as MLSVRVAAAVARALPRRAGLVSKNALGSSFIAARNLHASNSRLQKTGTAEVSSILEERILGADTSVDLEETGRVLSIGDGIARVHGLRNVQAEEMVEFSSGLKGMSLNLEPDNVGVVVFGNDKLIKEGDIVKRTGAIVDVPVGEELLGRVVDALGNAIDGKGPIGSKARRRVGLKAPGIIPRISVREPMQTGIKAVDSLVPIGRGQRELIIGDRQTGKTSIAIDTIINQKRFNDGTDEKKKLYCIYVAIGQKRSTVAQLVKRLTDADAMKYTIVVSATASDAAPLQYLAPYSGCSMGEYFRDNGKHALIIYDDLSKQAVAYRQMSLLLRRPPGREAYPGDVFYLHSRLLERAAKMNDAFGGGSLTALPVIETQAGDVSAYIPTNVISITDGQIFLETELFYKGIRPAINVGLSVSRVGSAAQTRAMKQVAGTMKLELAQYREVAAFAQFGSDLDAATQQLLSRGVRLTELLKQGQYSPMAIEEQVAVIYAGVRGYLDKLEPSKITKFENAFLSHVISQHQALLGTIRTDGKISEESDAKLKEIVTNFLAGFEA; from the exons ATGCTGTCCGTGCGCGTCGCCGCGGCCGTGGCCCGCGCCCTCCCTCGGCGAGCGGGGCTG GTCTCCAAAAATGCTTTGGGATCATCCTTCATTGCTGCAAGGAACCTGCATGCCTCTAACTCTCGTCTTCAGAAGACTG GCACTGCTGAGGTGTCCTCTATCCTTGAAGAGCGTATTCTTGGAGCTGATACCTCTGTTGACCTTGAAGAGACTGGGCGTGTTTTAAGTATTGGTGATGGTATTGCCCGGGTACATGGGCTAAGAAATGTTCAAGCAGAAGAAATGGTAGAGTTTTCTTCAGGTTTAAAG GGTATGTCTCTGAACTTGGAGCCTGACAATGTTGGTGTTGTCGTGTTTGGAAATGATAAACTTATTAAGGAAGGAGATATTGTGAAGAGAACTGGGGCTATTGTAGATGTTCCAGTCGGTGAGGAGCTGCTGGGTCGTGTAGTCGATGCCCTTGGTAATGCCATTGATGGAAAG GGTCCAATTGGTTCCAAGGCCCGAAGACGAGTTGGCTTGAAAGCCCCTGGGATCATTCCTCGAATCTCTGTGCGGGAACCAATGCAAACTGGCATTAAGGCTGTGGATAGCTTGGTGCCGATTGGTCGTGGTCAGCGTGAGCTGATTATTGGTGACCGACAGACTGG CAAAACGTCAATTGCTATTGACACAATCATTAACCAGAAACGATTCAATGATGGAACTGATGAAAAGAAGAAGCTGTACTGTATCTATGTTGCTATTGGTCAAAAGAGATCCACTGTTGCCCAGCTGGTGAAGAGACTTACAGATGCAG atGCCATGAAGTACACCATTGTGGTTTCAGCTACTGCTTCAGATGCTGCCCCACTTCAGTACCTGGCTCCTTACTCTGGATGTTCAATGGGGGAATATTTTAGGGATAATGGCAAACATGCTTTGATCATTTATGATGACTTATCCAAACAG GCGGTTGCTTATCGCCAGATGTCTCTGCTGCTGCGCCGACCCCCGGGGCGTGAGGCCTATCCCGGTGATGTGTTCTACCTCCACTCCCGACTCCTGGAGAGAGCAGCTAAAATGAACGATGCTTTTGGTGGTGGCTCCTTGACTGCTCTGCCAGTCATCGAAACACAAGCTGGTGATGTGTCTGCTTACATTCCAACAAATGTCATTTCCATCACTGATGGACag ATCTTCTTGGAAACAGAATTGTTCTACAAAGGTATTCGCCCTGCCATTAATGTTGGTTTGTCTGTGTCCCGTGTCGGATCTGCTGCCCAAACCAGGGCTATGAAACAG GTGGCAGGTACCATGAAACTGGAGTTGGCTCAGTATCGTGAGGTTGCTGCTTTTGCCCAGTTCGGTTCTGACCTTGATGCCGCCACTCAGCAACTCTTGAGTCGTGGTGTGCGTTTGACTGAGCTGCTAAAGCAAGGACAGTATT CTCCCATGGCTATTGAAGAGCAAGTGGCTGTTATCTATGCGGGTGTCAGGGGGTATCTTGACAAGCTGGAGCCCAGCAAGATCACAAAATTTGAGAATGCTTTCTTGTCTCACGTCATCAGCCAACATCAAGCCCTGTTGGGCACAATCAG GACCGATGGAAAGATCTCAGAAGAGTCAGATGCAAAGCTGAAAGAGATTGTAACAAACTTCTTGGCTGGATTTGAAGCTTAA